From the Thermococcus sp. M39 genome, one window contains:
- a CDS encoding sodium/proline symporter has translation MMDIIVASFVVYLVAMIAIGVLTYRIGSESIEGYFLGKRRFGPFTIALTHQATAMSGYMFQGMPGKGYSLGFGSVWVPMTSAGGPLVNFTILGKRLRRFTEKVGAITIPDFLEARYYDQSHYVRIISVAIIFIFLTAYTAAQTVAMGRTLEFLTGIPYKWGAIIGALTVLIYVLLGGFAAAVYTDVVQAVLMFIGAVVVPGLAIAKIGGFTAMYDKLNAIDPKLTNVWVAPITLLGFLAIGYLGYLGQPQLHVRFMAIKDSKMLKYSLLAAVVWAVIALYGVTLGGIAARVLLPDVKPELSLMALTKEMLPPVFAGILIAAMAAAIMSSANSYLLVVASALARDIYNKMINPDADQDKLVWISRISVLVVSLLSIYLALGATETVFKLVLYAWAGLACSFGPVVILGLYWKRATKEGAIAGMIVGALTVIAWKQAGLSWRPWYEMIPGFVFSMIAIIVVSLLTKEPPKEIQEIVEYAAGKKVVIKGGAATPELKTLAGIVDELF, from the coding sequence ATAGCTATTGGAGTACTAACATATAGGATAGGCAGCGAATCGATAGAGGGATACTTCCTTGGAAAGAGGCGCTTTGGACCATTTACAATAGCCCTTACCCACCAAGCAACAGCAATGAGTGGTTATATGTTCCAAGGAATGCCCGGTAAAGGATACTCTTTAGGATTCGGAAGTGTCTGGGTGCCAATGACAAGTGCTGGTGGGCCTTTAGTGAACTTCACAATACTCGGAAAGAGGCTTAGGAGATTTACAGAGAAAGTAGGAGCAATAACAATTCCAGACTTCCTCGAGGCAAGGTATTATGACCAGAGCCATTATGTTAGAATAATTTCAGTGGCTATAATATTTATATTCCTAACAGCTTATACAGCGGCTCAAACCGTTGCAATGGGTAGAACTCTTGAGTTCCTAACTGGAATCCCATACAAATGGGGAGCTATAATCGGAGCGCTTACTGTTCTCATATATGTTCTTCTTGGTGGATTCGCTGCAGCGGTTTACACCGACGTTGTGCAGGCAGTCCTGATGTTTATTGGTGCCGTTGTTGTTCCAGGACTTGCAATAGCAAAAATCGGTGGATTTACAGCGATGTACGATAAGCTGAATGCAATTGATCCTAAGCTTACCAATGTTTGGGTTGCTCCAATAACACTTCTCGGCTTCCTCGCAATAGGCTACCTTGGCTACCTTGGTCAGCCTCAGCTTCATGTAAGATTCATGGCAATTAAAGATTCAAAGATGCTCAAGTACTCGCTTCTTGCAGCAGTTGTCTGGGCTGTAATAGCTCTCTATGGGGTAACACTTGGTGGTATTGCTGCAAGGGTTCTCCTCCCAGATGTAAAGCCTGAGCTTTCACTAATGGCTTTGACGAAGGAAATGCTTCCGCCTGTTTTTGCTGGAATCTTGATAGCAGCCATGGCCGCGGCAATAATGTCGAGTGCAAACTCATATCTCCTAGTTGTAGCTTCTGCATTAGCGAGAGACATCTACAACAAGATGATAAACCCAGATGCTGATCAAGACAAGCTTGTCTGGATAAGCAGAATCTCGGTTCTTGTAGTGAGCTTGCTATCAATCTACTTAGCACTTGGAGCGACTGAGACAGTGTTCAAGCTAGTTCTATATGCATGGGCCGGCTTAGCGTGTTCATTTGGCCCAGTTGTCATCTTGGGACTTTATTGGAAGAGGGCCACAAAGGAAGGGGCAATTGCAGGTATGATTGTGGGTGCCCTTACAGTCATTGCATGGAAGCAAGCGGGTTTAAGCTGGCGTCCATGGTACGAAATGATACCTGGCTTCGTGTTCTCAATGATTGCAATAATAGTAGTCAGCTTGCTCACTAAAGAGCCACCAAAGGAAATACAAGAAATTGTAGAGTATGCGGCGGGTAAAAAGGTTGTAATAAAAGGAGGAGCGGCCACTCCAGAGCTCAAGACCTTGGCAGGAATCGTTGACGAGCTCTTCTGA